Proteins found in one Magnolia sinica isolate HGM2019 chromosome 5, MsV1, whole genome shotgun sequence genomic segment:
- the LOC131247023 gene encoding uncharacterized protein LOC131247023, producing MSALLRDFRQHDPPQFGGEPDPSAADLWRTEVEKIFDTMQCTSEYRVPLAIFLLQGEARHWWSSVSRMVEPDFMWTLEEFVVCFNKKFFPEHIHEQRALEFETIVQGEMTMSQYEAQHVALYCFTSYLVDNEKRKAYRFVSGLRPILHNRSVGHLLTIFDEVVHQPLVYEEDWALSQRTKEQCSTRDQKSKAPSSSSSQHQH from the coding sequence ACAGTTTGGGGGTGAGCCCGACCCTTCTGCAGCAGATTTGTGGCgcactgaggtggagaagatttttgacaccaTGCAATGCACTAGTGAGTATAGAGTTCCATTAGCCATCTTCCTTCTTCAAGGCGAGGCTCGTCATTGGTGGTCGTCAGTTTCAAGGATGGTCGAACCTGATTTTATGTGGACGTTggaggagttcgtggtctgtTTTAACAAGAAGTTCTTCCCAGAGCATATCCATGAGCAGAGGGCCTTAGAGTTCGAGACCATAGTACAGGGTGAGATGACGatgtctcagtatgaggcccaacATGTTGCGCTATATTGTTTTACCTCCTACCTCGTAGACAACGAGAAGCGGAAGGCTTACCGTTTTGTGAGCGGCTTGCGTCCCATCCTTCACAATCGCAGCGTGGGACATCTGTTGACGATATTTGATGAGGTCGTGCATCAGCccttggtttatgaggaggactgggcctTGTCCCAGAGGACTAAAGAGCAGTGTTCCACCAGAGACCAGAAGAGCAAGGCACCCTCCAGTAGCTCCAGTCAGCACCAACACTGA